Proteins found in one Corynebacterium canis genomic segment:
- a CDS encoding exodeoxyribonuclease III, giving the protein MLTITTVNVNGIRAAVKQRSEENLGFLDWLSNTSSDVVLLQEVRATEKDTLKALAPALENGWHYEGAESAAKGRAGVGILSRTPLIDVTVGVAGFEDAGRYIEATTRDVRVASLYLPSGEAGTEKQDEKYRFLDVFEEALASKATEHEHMVVGGDWNICHRQQDLKNWKTNQKRAGFLPDERAFMDAVFGTFPDELSQIPQYGDYLGAVDYVGARRREANEQPVWFDAARRLQPEDAPYSWWSYRGKAFDTDAGWRIDYQAVTRAMLDRAERSWVEKADRYDLRWSDHAPVIVQYR; this is encoded by the coding sequence ATGCTTACCATCACCACCGTCAACGTCAATGGCATCCGTGCGGCCGTGAAGCAGCGCAGCGAAGAGAACCTCGGATTCCTGGATTGGCTCTCCAACACCAGTTCGGATGTAGTGCTGTTGCAGGAAGTTCGCGCCACCGAGAAGGACACGCTCAAGGCACTGGCGCCGGCCCTCGAGAACGGCTGGCATTACGAGGGCGCGGAGTCCGCCGCCAAGGGCCGCGCCGGCGTGGGCATCCTCTCCCGCACCCCGCTTATCGACGTCACGGTGGGCGTCGCCGGCTTCGAAGATGCGGGCCGCTATATCGAGGCCACCACGCGGGATGTGCGCGTGGCTTCGCTCTACCTCCCTTCGGGCGAGGCCGGAACCGAAAAGCAGGACGAAAAGTACCGCTTCCTGGATGTCTTTGAGGAAGCCCTGGCCAGCAAGGCCACGGAGCACGAACATATGGTCGTCGGTGGGGACTGGAATATCTGCCACCGCCAGCAGGATCTGAAAAACTGGAAGACCAATCAGAAGCGCGCCGGGTTCCTGCCCGACGAGCGCGCCTTTATGGATGCCGTGTTCGGAACCTTCCCCGATGAGCTGAGCCAGATCCCGCAATATGGCGACTACCTGGGGGCGGTCGACTACGTCGGTGCGCGGCGTCGAGAAGCGAACGAACAGCCGGTCTGGTTCGACGCGGCGCGCCGTTTGCAGCCCGAGGACGCGCCGTACAGTTGGTGGTCTTATCGCGGAAAAGCGTTCGATACGGACGCCGGCTGGCGCATCGACTATCAGGCGGTCACGCGCGCAATGCTGGACCGGGCGGAGCGCAGCTGGGTGGAAAAAGCGGATCGCTACGACTTGCGGTGGTCGGACCACGCTCCTGTCATCGTGCAATACCGCTAG
- the trpS gene encoding tryptophan--tRNA ligase: MTIPEKKQRVLSGIQPTADSYHLGNYLGALKQWINLQDEFDAFYFIPDLHAITVEQDPKELRQRTVAGAAQLIALGIDPEKSALFVQSHVSEHAELAWVLTCLTGFGEASRMTQFKDKSAKRGAERTSAGLFTYPMLMAADILLYRPQLVPVGEDQRQHLELTRNLAERFNTRYKKTFPVPEAFIPEGAAKIFDLQDPTVKMSKSGENPKGLINLLDDPKVSTKRIKSAVTDNDAEIRYDKDNKPGVSNLLVIQSSLTGTPIAELVRGYEGQGYGALKKDTADALEAFTTPLRARYDELMADRGELERILAKGAQRAREVASRTLADVYDRVGFLART, translated from the coding sequence ATGACAATTCCCGAAAAGAAGCAACGCGTCCTGTCCGGTATTCAGCCGACGGCGGATTCCTACCACCTAGGCAATTACTTGGGTGCGCTCAAGCAGTGGATTAATCTGCAGGACGAATTTGATGCTTTCTATTTCATTCCGGACCTGCACGCCATCACCGTGGAGCAGGATCCGAAGGAATTGCGCCAGCGCACCGTTGCCGGTGCCGCCCAGCTTATCGCGCTGGGGATCGACCCCGAAAAATCTGCCTTGTTCGTGCAATCGCACGTGTCCGAGCACGCGGAATTGGCGTGGGTGCTTACCTGCCTGACCGGGTTCGGTGAGGCCTCCCGCATGACCCAGTTCAAGGACAAATCCGCGAAGCGGGGGGCGGAGCGCACGTCCGCCGGGTTGTTTACGTACCCGATGCTGATGGCCGCGGATATCCTGCTGTACCGCCCGCAGCTGGTGCCGGTGGGGGAGGATCAGCGGCAGCACCTGGAACTGACCCGCAACCTCGCGGAGCGCTTTAATACGCGCTATAAGAAGACCTTCCCGGTGCCGGAGGCGTTTATCCCGGAGGGCGCGGCGAAGATCTTTGACCTGCAGGATCCGACCGTGAAAATGAGCAAGTCGGGCGAGAATCCGAAGGGTTTGATTAACCTATTGGATGATCCGAAGGTGTCTACCAAGCGGATCAAGAGCGCGGTGACGGATAACGACGCCGAGATCCGCTACGACAAGGACAACAAGCCGGGCGTGTCCAACCTATTGGTGATCCAATCCTCCCTGACGGGCACGCCGATCGCCGAGTTGGTGCGCGGGTACGAAGGTCAAGGGTATGGTGCCTTGAAGAAGGACACCGCAGACGCGTTGGAGGCGTTTACCACGCCGCTGCGCGCCCGCTACGACGAACTCATGGCCGATCGCGGCGAATTGGAACGCATCTTGGCCAAGGGTGCGCAGCGGGCACGCGAGGTGGCATCGCGAACACTCGCAGACGTGTACGACCGCGTAGGTTTCCTTGCCCGCACGTAG
- a CDS encoding IS1634 family transposase, with the protein MSVQVVRKVRGRTVVLSHVGTAHDDLTLHALIDKAEEFMGLDAQMSLDIGIDVPVRARPSMVDISNYLESASDKQLELLVERGADSTVLRDPPRAQRAPVAESNFPASPRVISSPARLIWDVLAMVYQQLGFASLHDEAFMSTVIARVVKPTSKAQVPEVLASMGRCAPHENTIYNALKRCHERDYKKIISAKCHEYVRTNHQVTMVLYDVTTLYFETSKEDELRKIGMSKERRVDPQIVVGLITDNLGFPLHVDFFHGKTAETTTLIPMLEAYRNAHDLESLTVVADAAMLSATNLDELDAAGINYIVADRLKKAPHAVTISDDDMAAWSKKTDTYEIVETTKTMGKAGNAVTRRVVVGFSPKRYKYDTFTLQKQKEKAQATVAGKAATRLPRFVSRNKDTLRINESAFDKALALAGWKGYVTNLDKDQVAGSEVISLYHELHHIENAFRMAKTDLQARPIFHRTEDAIQAHLTIVLAALAMSKHIYLTCQITTPKLVATLSQYRHALVETGKHRYEIPPQLTPEIEEKINQLKNFKPGD; encoded by the coding sequence GTGAGTGTTCAAGTTGTGCGCAAAGTCCGTGGCCGCACCGTTGTGTTGTCCCATGTGGGTACTGCTCATGATGATCTGACTTTGCATGCGTTAATTGACAAGGCAGAGGAATTTATGGGTTTAGACGCACAGATGAGTCTGGATATCGGCATTGATGTGCCAGTTCGTGCGCGTCCATCGATGGTGGATATCTCTAACTACCTGGAATCGGCCTCGGACAAGCAACTCGAGCTGTTAGTTGAACGCGGTGCTGATTCGACGGTTCTCCGCGATCCGCCCCGCGCTCAACGCGCGCCTGTGGCTGAGTCTAATTTTCCGGCCTCGCCACGGGTGATTTCATCTCCGGCCAGGTTGATCTGGGATGTGCTAGCCATGGTTTACCAACAGCTTGGCTTTGCCTCGTTACATGATGAAGCGTTTATGTCCACGGTGATAGCACGTGTGGTTAAACCCACCTCGAAGGCTCAGGTGCCTGAGGTTTTAGCGAGTATGGGCAGATGTGCGCCGCATGAAAACACCATCTACAACGCACTCAAGCGATGCCACGAACGCGACTATAAAAAGATAATTTCGGCCAAATGTCACGAGTATGTGCGCACCAATCATCAGGTAACCATGGTGCTGTACGACGTGACTACTTTGTATTTTGAAACCTCAAAAGAAGACGAGCTGCGTAAGATCGGGATGAGCAAAGAGCGTCGCGTTGATCCTCAAATCGTCGTGGGGTTGATTACTGATAATCTGGGATTTCCACTGCATGTGGACTTTTTTCATGGCAAGACTGCGGAAACCACCACGCTGATCCCGATGCTTGAGGCCTATCGCAATGCCCACGATTTGGAATCATTGACAGTAGTTGCTGATGCCGCGATGCTATCGGCAACTAATCTTGATGAGCTTGATGCTGCAGGGATTAACTACATCGTGGCCGACCGGCTAAAAAAAGCCCCTCACGCGGTGACTATCTCCGATGATGACATGGCGGCGTGGTCGAAGAAAACGGACACATACGAAATTGTCGAAACCACCAAAACTATGGGCAAAGCAGGCAATGCGGTCACTCGCCGAGTGGTAGTAGGTTTTAGTCCAAAGCGCTACAAGTACGACACGTTCACGCTACAAAAACAAAAAGAAAAAGCTCAAGCAACCGTCGCAGGCAAGGCAGCTACTCGGTTGCCACGGTTTGTATCAAGGAACAAAGACACGCTGAGGATCAACGAGAGTGCGTTCGATAAGGCGCTCGCTCTTGCCGGATGGAAAGGCTACGTTACCAACCTGGATAAAGACCAAGTCGCAGGTAGTGAGGTAATTAGTCTCTACCACGAGCTCCACCACATTGAAAACGCGTTCCGGATGGCGAAAACAGACTTGCAAGCCCGGCCAATTTTTCATCGCACTGAAGATGCCATCCAAGCGCATCTCACCATCGTGCTGGCTGCTTTAGCAATGTCAAAACACATTTACCTCACCTGCCAGATAACCACTCCGAAACTTGTCGCGACCCTCAGTCAGTACCGACACGCACTCGTCGAAACCGGCAAGCACCGATACGAAATCCCACCCCAGCTCACACCCGAAATCGAAGAAAAAATCAACCAGCTAAAAAACTTCAAACCGGGGGACTAG
- a CDS encoding DUF4261 domain-containing protein gives MAIAILLQNTVDFGVTQEALREQLSKDWPDLDQQQLVDDPEFTEDPAPGMAAFTYKDSGFLVKPIPVPFGQQPIEKRAISSLWPTGAEFNEDYQAHSLVMVANSESLTGVERAELLSKVVASLVAISPETFAVVWPASDQLIMPKVFRNVARSLLPDPLLFIWLNFSVGKQPSGNFAVATIGLDRMDLMDLEILESNRSPAATVDFLASIADYLIRNGLIIKDGDTVGQAEGERIIVRFAPSMIQEGKMVIQLQIEPE, from the coding sequence ATGGCGATTGCGATCCTGCTACAAAACACCGTCGATTTCGGCGTCACCCAAGAAGCCCTGCGCGAGCAGTTGAGCAAAGACTGGCCGGACCTGGACCAGCAGCAACTCGTCGACGATCCCGAGTTCACCGAGGACCCAGCCCCCGGCATGGCGGCCTTTACCTACAAAGACTCGGGCTTTTTGGTGAAGCCGATCCCGGTGCCGTTCGGCCAGCAGCCCATTGAAAAACGCGCCATTAGCAGCCTGTGGCCCACCGGCGCGGAATTCAACGAGGATTACCAGGCGCATTCGCTGGTCATGGTGGCGAATTCGGAATCCTTGACCGGCGTGGAACGGGCGGAGCTGCTGTCCAAGGTGGTGGCCTCGCTGGTGGCCATTTCCCCGGAAACCTTTGCCGTGGTGTGGCCGGCCTCGGATCAGCTGATCATGCCGAAGGTGTTCCGCAATGTGGCGCGGTCCTTGCTGCCGGATCCGCTGCTGTTCATCTGGCTGAATTTTAGTGTTGGCAAGCAGCCTTCCGGCAACTTCGCCGTCGCCACGATCGGCCTCGACCGCATGGACCTTATGGACCTTGAAATCCTGGAAAGCAATAGAAGTCCCGCCGCGACCGTGGATTTCCTTGCGAGCATTGCCGATTACCTGATCCGCAATGGGCTGATAATCAAGGACGGCGATACCGTCGGCCAAGCCGAAGGCGAGCGAATCATCGTTCGATTCGCGCCCTCGATGATTCAGGAAGGGAAAATGGTGATCCAGCTGCAAATCGAACCCGAATAG
- a CDS encoding LGFP repeat-containing protein — protein sequence MNHSKALPLAFIVAILGVGSLVTVNALLAAPSADHGPEYSYKEVLAAPTSQPTPLDTSLPSEEELQQVVAGMAKQQATQAQHEPLSAHPEGIEKEYKRLGGENSKLGRPLTGIVEAGHGGAKQVYERGMMYWSASTGAHAMYNEFFIKYLLLGGESGLLGLPTTNVEKVGNGARQGFQQATWLYSAQDSGIHYIGGRIHEHWTQRGGAESKYGFPRSDIINVASETSGEFDRAVLFKDDLAILSNSQTGLVSEASLAAAG from the coding sequence GTGAATCACTCAAAAGCTTTACCACTAGCCTTTATCGTTGCCATCCTCGGCGTCGGTTCGCTCGTGACGGTGAATGCGTTGCTGGCAGCCCCGAGCGCTGATCACGGCCCCGAATACTCGTACAAAGAGGTGCTGGCGGCGCCAACATCCCAGCCCACGCCGCTGGACACCTCCCTGCCCAGCGAAGAAGAACTCCAGCAGGTAGTCGCCGGAATGGCCAAGCAACAGGCCACCCAAGCGCAGCACGAACCGCTATCCGCGCACCCCGAGGGGATCGAAAAAGAGTACAAACGCCTCGGCGGCGAAAACAGCAAGCTCGGGCGGCCGCTCACCGGCATCGTGGAGGCAGGCCACGGGGGTGCCAAGCAAGTATACGAACGCGGCATGATGTACTGGTCCGCCAGCACGGGGGCACACGCTATGTACAACGAATTCTTTATCAAATACCTGCTTCTCGGCGGCGAATCCGGGTTGCTTGGCCTGCCCACAACAAACGTGGAAAAGGTGGGCAACGGTGCGCGGCAGGGATTCCAACAGGCGACCTGGTTGTATTCCGCGCAAGACAGCGGCATCCATTACATCGGCGGGCGGATCCACGAACACTGGACGCAGCGCGGCGGCGCGGAGAGCAAATACGGTTTCCCGCGCTCGGATATTATTAATGTGGCCAGCGAAACTTCCGGGGAGTTTGACCGGGCCGTGCTATTCAAAGATGACCTAGCAATTTTGTCCAATTCACAAACGGGACTGGTGAGTGAGGCTTCGCTGGCGGCCGCGGGGTAA
- a CDS encoding adenosine deaminase, translated as MQINPGFPPLSFDTVFRLPKVVLHDHLDGGLRPKTIIELAKECGYDRLPTNDPGELKKWFFSAASSGSLPKYLETFAHTCAVMQTAPALTRVAREAVVDLARDQVVYAELRFAPEQHLEAGLTLQEVVDAVTQGLKEGMEEARDFGALIEARLILCGMRHADRTAEIAQLTVDNYGKDSLVVGFDIAGAEDGFPPSKHAEAFRILRENFVPFTIHAGEAAGRESLEEAVREGTLRIGHGARMFEDFTAAINGIQTGPMSSYVRDRGIPLELCPTSNVQTGVVGDISDHPFPILQSMGFCCTVNTDNRLMSDTTMTMEMMELVEHFNYDLPHLYEITVAAMNNAFAPSEVRARIMNTQILHGFSELMSERSEEMRSSGLIYVDEDDDDYEFGDYGNFGDYDVNDVNELQEALGAGIQDLNFDIGMLEDLGINLKDLGFDLGDDEPGRGELGGGELGGGELGGGKPDKKKP; from the coding sequence ATGCAGATTAACCCAGGATTCCCCCCGCTTTCGTTCGACACCGTTTTCCGGTTGCCCAAGGTGGTGTTGCATGACCATCTTGACGGCGGCCTGCGGCCCAAAACTATCATCGAACTCGCTAAAGAATGTGGGTACGATCGGCTGCCAACCAACGACCCAGGAGAGCTAAAGAAGTGGTTCTTTTCGGCGGCGAGCTCCGGATCACTTCCCAAATATCTCGAAACATTCGCCCATACGTGCGCCGTGATGCAAACGGCCCCAGCCCTGACCCGCGTGGCCCGAGAAGCCGTGGTTGACTTGGCGCGGGACCAAGTGGTCTACGCCGAATTGCGGTTTGCGCCCGAGCAACATTTGGAGGCCGGGCTGACCCTCCAAGAAGTTGTTGATGCGGTGACCCAAGGGCTCAAGGAAGGCATGGAGGAAGCTCGAGATTTCGGGGCGTTGATTGAGGCCCGTCTGATCCTTTGCGGCATGCGTCACGCTGACCGCACCGCCGAAATCGCACAGCTCACAGTGGATAACTACGGCAAGGATAGCCTCGTGGTTGGCTTCGATATCGCGGGCGCCGAAGACGGTTTCCCGCCATCCAAGCATGCGGAAGCGTTCCGGATTCTGCGCGAAAATTTCGTTCCGTTTACCATTCACGCCGGTGAGGCGGCGGGCCGTGAATCGCTCGAAGAGGCGGTTCGAGAGGGAACCCTGCGCATCGGCCACGGCGCACGCATGTTCGAGGATTTTACTGCGGCGATTAATGGAATCCAGACTGGGCCCATGTCATCCTATGTGCGCGACCGCGGTATCCCGCTTGAACTCTGCCCCACGTCAAATGTGCAAACCGGGGTAGTGGGCGACATCTCCGATCATCCGTTCCCGATCCTGCAGAGCATGGGATTCTGCTGCACGGTGAATACCGATAACCGCTTAATGTCTGACACCACCATGACCATGGAAATGATGGAATTGGTGGAGCACTTTAACTACGATTTGCCGCACCTATATGAAATCACCGTAGCCGCGATGAATAACGCCTTCGCGCCATCAGAAGTGCGGGCCAGAATCATGAACACCCAAATCCTGCACGGTTTCAGCGAGCTTATGAGTGAACGCTCCGAGGAAATGCGAAGCAGCGGCCTCATTTATGTTGATGAGGACGATGACGACTATGAATTCGGCGACTACGGAAACTTCGGCGACTACGACGTGAACGATGTCAACGAATTGCAGGAAGCCCTCGGCGCGGGCATCCAAGACCTGAACTTTGATATCGGCATGCTGGAGGATCTGGGCATCAACCTCAAAGACCTCGGCTTTGACCTCGGCGACGATGAGCCCGGCCGCGGTGAGCTCGGTGGCGGCGAGCTTGGTGGCGGCGAACTCGGTGGCGGCAAGCCCGACAAGAAGAAGCCCTAG
- a CDS encoding MFS transporter: protein MIALALGGFGIGTTEFVSMGLLDLMAADFGVTEDVAGHVIAAYALGVVVGAPLITVCTGMLPRRRLLLLLMAAFVVGNAASAAAMSYDSLLAARFIAGLPHGAYFSVASLAAASMAPAGQRGRAVATVGLGLSVATVAGVPAAQGLGMVLGWASAYGLVAAIGLACLVSLWYLMPHMTLMAPARPMVELGALGKSQVWFTLAIGTVGFGGMFAVYTYITWTMRDAGLDQSWMWLVLMVYGVGMVAGNLAGGRLADRNVEVGIVFSLVVLLGLLVSFYYVTAVSAWLAVLNFGAVGFFGSTLALSLQVRLMDVADRAQTLAAALNHSALNTANALGAALGGAMIAGGMSYSAPALGGAALAAFGLLLWAPAFVLRRGFGTKRVTVVQSVLPEQAEQASVAAV from the coding sequence ATGATTGCGCTGGCCCTCGGCGGCTTCGGTATTGGTACTACTGAGTTTGTTTCCATGGGTTTGCTGGACCTGATGGCCGCCGATTTCGGGGTGACCGAAGACGTTGCGGGGCATGTGATCGCCGCCTACGCGCTGGGTGTAGTGGTGGGCGCGCCGTTGATTACCGTGTGCACGGGCATGCTGCCGCGCCGTCGCCTCCTGTTGCTGCTGATGGCGGCGTTCGTGGTGGGCAATGCGGCGAGCGCGGCGGCGATGTCGTACGACAGTTTGCTTGCGGCCCGCTTTATCGCAGGTTTGCCCCATGGCGCCTATTTCTCCGTGGCGAGTCTCGCCGCCGCATCGATGGCCCCCGCCGGGCAACGCGGACGCGCGGTGGCTACGGTCGGCCTCGGGCTGTCCGTTGCGACGGTCGCAGGGGTCCCCGCAGCACAAGGGCTCGGCATGGTCCTCGGCTGGGCGTCCGCCTATGGTTTGGTGGCCGCGATTGGGCTGGCCTGCCTGGTCAGCCTGTGGTACCTGATGCCGCACATGACGCTCATGGCACCCGCCCGCCCGATGGTGGAATTGGGTGCGCTGGGGAAGTCGCAGGTATGGTTCACGCTTGCGATCGGCACCGTTGGGTTCGGCGGTATGTTCGCCGTGTACACGTATATTACGTGGACGATGCGCGACGCCGGGCTGGATCAATCCTGGATGTGGCTGGTGCTCATGGTGTACGGGGTGGGCATGGTGGCGGGCAACCTCGCGGGCGGCCGGCTGGCGGACCGCAATGTGGAGGTGGGCATCGTGTTTTCCCTGGTGGTGCTGCTGGGCCTGCTGGTGTCCTTCTATTACGTCACCGCGGTATCCGCCTGGCTCGCCGTGCTGAATTTCGGCGCGGTGGGGTTCTTTGGCTCCACGCTGGCGCTTTCCCTCCAGGTGCGGCTTATGGACGTCGCGGACCGCGCCCAAACCCTCGCCGCCGCGCTCAACCATTCCGCGCTGAATACAGCGAATGCGCTGGGTGCGGCGCTGGGCGGCGCGATGATCGCGGGCGGTATGAGCTATAGCGCACCCGCTTTGGGGGGTGCCGCGCTGGCCGCATTTGGGCTACTCTTGTGGGCGCCGGCGTTTGTGCTGCGGCGTGGATTTGGCACCAAGCGCGTCACCGTGGTGCAGAGCGTGCTGCCAGAGCAGGCGGAGCAGGCGAGCGTGGCGGCGGTATAA
- the yhjD gene encoding inner membrane protein YhjD yields the protein MTATPRTRVDEHGIERVSEDQPGFVDRYRERWPWFDHLMRMNDRYNDMGGNQYAAGITYFSVLSMFPILMLVFAGIAFVLASRPETVLEIQDQIAAQVSGDLAEPINTIIDTAISQRGAVAGVGAITALWSGLGWMHNLRYGVSKMWRINPNAGSLVWNKLKDLLGLVGLFVSLVIAISVTAVGSSSLAYRVLDLMALTDVPGVFVVLWLVAALLGTLANFIVFFWLIKFMPRVKVPKRSAVRAALIGAVAFEVFKQVASLFFSNALTNPAGATFGPVIGVMVLLYFVWRILLYCSAWAATTEESLALVKPPAPDPAVIRVRQEIRVAPSSRSIAVIAAAGAIGAAVAGRLFRRYTGGHAD from the coding sequence ATGACAGCTACCCCACGAACCCGAGTAGACGAGCACGGCATTGAACGCGTCAGCGAGGATCAGCCCGGATTCGTGGATCGCTACCGCGAACGCTGGCCTTGGTTCGACCATTTGATGCGGATGAACGACCGCTACAACGACATGGGCGGAAACCAATATGCGGCGGGAATTACGTATTTCTCGGTGCTGTCCATGTTCCCGATCCTGATGTTGGTGTTCGCGGGCATTGCCTTTGTGTTGGCCAGCCGGCCGGAAACTGTGCTGGAGATTCAGGACCAGATAGCTGCGCAGGTTTCCGGGGATTTGGCCGAGCCGATTAATACGATTATCGACACCGCGATTAGCCAGCGCGGCGCGGTCGCCGGCGTCGGCGCGATCACCGCGTTGTGGTCGGGTTTAGGTTGGATGCATAACCTCCGTTATGGGGTGTCCAAGATGTGGCGCATCAACCCGAACGCGGGCAGTTTGGTATGGAACAAGCTGAAGGACCTGCTTGGTTTGGTCGGGTTGTTTGTTTCCTTAGTGATTGCAATCAGCGTGACCGCCGTGGGCTCCTCGAGCCTGGCGTATCGCGTGCTGGACTTGATGGCGCTTACCGATGTGCCCGGCGTGTTCGTGGTGCTGTGGTTGGTCGCCGCATTGTTGGGTACGTTGGCGAACTTTATAGTGTTTTTCTGGCTGATCAAGTTTATGCCCCGCGTAAAGGTGCCCAAGCGTTCCGCGGTGCGGGCCGCGCTGATTGGCGCCGTGGCGTTCGAAGTGTTTAAGCAGGTGGCCTCGCTCTTCTTCTCGAACGCGTTGACTAATCCCGCAGGCGCGACCTTCGGTCCCGTGATCGGTGTGATGGTGCTGCTGTACTTCGTGTGGCGCATTTTGCTGTATTGCTCCGCATGGGCCGCGACCACCGAGGAATCCCTCGCTTTGGTCAAGCCGCCCGCCCCGGATCCTGCGGTGATTCGGGTTCGTCAGGAGATTCGCGTGGCCCCATCTTCCCGCAGTATCGCCGTGATTGCGGCGGCCGGAGCCATCGGCGCGGCGGTGGCTGGTCGCCTGTTCCGGCGTTACACTGGCGGGCATGCAGATTAA
- a CDS encoding DUF4261 domain-containing protein yields MSIAFAVVFQHQPEPSLTAAGVRAQMLHDWPGCDVSITQDRREDDREQLSLASGTSSIFITPVAAPFADDASELCETSLLWPNEQPLDDDYQAHCIVAVADETNDERHAAGVLTKTIASMVRISKETIAVYWAGANHLIYPPLFREMAMHTLPDAPLYLWVAFQMWQERDGKLHALTQGLDRLGLMDVEIPESSKTPRQTHEFMVNIASYLVRRGLVIEDGHTVGESESERIRAVYTQAQAIPEKTVIQLADPAAASDIDPAAAS; encoded by the coding sequence GTGTCTATTGCATTCGCGGTAGTTTTTCAGCATCAACCTGAGCCCAGCCTGACGGCGGCGGGTGTGCGCGCACAAATGCTTCATGATTGGCCCGGCTGCGATGTCAGCATTACGCAGGACCGGCGGGAGGATGATCGGGAACAATTAAGCTTGGCTAGCGGCACCTCAAGCATTTTTATTACCCCCGTGGCGGCGCCGTTTGCCGACGACGCGTCCGAACTGTGCGAGACCAGCTTACTGTGGCCGAACGAACAGCCTTTAGACGATGATTATCAGGCGCATTGCATCGTTGCCGTGGCGGATGAGACCAATGATGAGCGGCATGCGGCCGGGGTGCTTACTAAGACGATCGCTTCGATGGTGCGCATCTCCAAGGAAACCATCGCCGTGTATTGGGCGGGCGCGAACCATTTGATATATCCGCCGTTGTTTCGCGAGATGGCCATGCATACATTGCCGGATGCGCCGCTGTATTTATGGGTGGCGTTTCAAATGTGGCAGGAGAGGGACGGCAAGCTGCACGCCTTAACGCAGGGCCTGGACAGGCTCGGGCTTATGGATGTGGAAATCCCGGAAAGCAGCAAAACGCCTCGCCAGACCCACGAGTTTATGGTGAATATCGCGAGCTACCTGGTCCGGCGCGGTCTGGTCATTGAGGACGGGCATACCGTGGGGGAATCGGAATCCGAACGCATCCGGGCGGTATATACCCAGGCGCAGGCGATTCCGGAAAAGACGGTGATTCAGCTCGCCGACCCAGCCGCTGCTTCCGACATCGATCCCGCCGCCGCCTCGTGA
- a CDS encoding C40 family peptidase yields MIEGILADLQRRIPHLDIQQVQLPDIAAALPLAQALGVELPLIGAHQQLAADVAAIDRLVQSLPNFEAKFTELAGQVLNHVGSLLPRLATFEPAAIAELARLPAMVAGVAEGIMPDLGPATRELETIAATTAGLELTVDHKEDGAGGGASTSGEQAVAAARSAIGTPYVWGGTTPGVGLDCSGLTQWAWQQAGVELPRLAEAQTVGRQVSEAELQPGDLVVWDGHVAMYSGNGNMIEAGDPVSETPLRTTNMGMAFQGFFRPTG; encoded by the coding sequence ATGATCGAAGGAATCCTTGCGGACCTGCAGAGGCGCATCCCCCACCTAGACATCCAGCAGGTGCAGCTCCCGGATATCGCTGCGGCGCTGCCCTTAGCCCAGGCGCTCGGGGTGGAATTACCGCTGATCGGCGCGCACCAACAACTCGCGGCGGACGTGGCCGCCATCGATCGCCTGGTGCAATCCCTGCCGAATTTTGAGGCGAAGTTTACGGAGCTCGCCGGGCAGGTGCTCAACCATGTGGGCTCCCTGCTCCCCCGCCTGGCCACCTTCGAACCGGCGGCCATCGCGGAACTGGCCAGGCTGCCCGCGATGGTGGCGGGCGTAGCCGAGGGGATTATGCCGGATTTGGGGCCCGCCACCCGCGAGTTGGAAACCATCGCGGCCACCACCGCAGGGCTCGAACTCACCGTCGATCATAAGGAGGACGGCGCGGGAGGCGGGGCGTCGACAAGCGGGGAACAGGCAGTCGCGGCGGCCCGCAGCGCAATCGGCACGCCATACGTGTGGGGCGGCACTACCCCCGGCGTCGGACTCGACTGCTCAGGGCTCACGCAATGGGCATGGCAACAGGCGGGCGTGGAACTGCCGCGGCTCGCCGAAGCGCAAACCGTAGGGCGGCAAGTCAGCGAGGCGGAGCTGCAACCCGGCGACCTTGTGGTGTGGGACGGGCACGTGGCCATGTATTCCGGAAACGGAAACATGATCGAAGCCGGAGACCCCGTTTCCGAAACCCCGCTGCGAACCACCAATATGGGTATGGCCTTTCAAGGGTTCTTCCGGCCGACCGGGTAG